The following coding sequences lie in one Mycteria americana isolate JAX WOST 10 ecotype Jacksonville Zoo and Gardens chromosome 15, USCA_MyAme_1.0, whole genome shotgun sequence genomic window:
- the SERPINF2 gene encoding alpha-2-antiplasmin isoform X1 — protein sequence MNNLRNMVFFWGLLLLCLSALHSHLQFSSAYVIEQKHLFLDKDGELRDVKSGGVVQSALLGAIPTLPNAELADFTYDNFQEIDGPMLPFTTTPPGTRNDWDPENEAIAGAVGCNEQQPSGEIASSEEEGETEDKSCEMTWKKSQRLAGGLMRFSIHLLKEVQLESNRTNVILSPLSIALALSHLALGAANQTEKHLLETMHLESLPCLHHMLGTLRRRLTESTLSLASRLYLQKGFEVKEKFLEDSEKFYGAKPMTLSGISEDDLVAINKWVKEATNGQIPTFLQQLPENTVMLLLNAIHFHGFWRNKFDASFTGPDVFHLDNEFVVPVEMMKAQKYSLSWFTLESQDIQVAKFPFKGNMSFVVIVPNQYTWNTSHVLENFPYKQLCSLFPKEVPTTVKIPKIKLDYQLELNKVLSQMGLQELFTSPNLQKITDEPLFISSIQHQSTLELKEDGVEASGATSIAISRSVSAFSLDRPFVFIIFEDETGIPLFIGNVQNPNPNAAPQIKEPRDSREATDDNEYPMPK from the exons ATGAACAACCTCAG AAATATGGTGTTCTTCTGGGGTCTGTTGCTGCTCTGCCTGTCTGCTCTGCACAGTCACCTCCAG TTTTCTTCAGCATACGTCATTGAGCAAAAGCATCTCTTCTTAGACAAAGATGGGGAGCTGAGG GACGTGAAAAGTGGTGGAGTTGTACAATCTGCTCTGCTGGGAGCCATCCCAACCCTGCCGAATGCAGAGCTGGCAGACTTTACCTATGACAACTTCCAGGAGATTGATGGACCCATGTTACCTTTCACCACCACCCCGCCAGGCACGAGGAATGACTGGGACCCAGAAAACGAAGCCATAGCTGGGGCTGTGGGCTGTAATGAACAGCAACCATCTGGGGAAATTGCCTCttctgaagaggaaggagagacTGAAGATAAAAGCTGTGAGATGACTTGGAAGAAGAGCCAGAGGCTAGCAGGTGGCTTGATGAGATTCAGCATCCATCTCCTGAAAGAGGTCCAGCTGGAGTCCAACAGGACCAATGTGATCCTGTCACCCCTCAGCATCGCCCTCGCCTTGTCTCACCTGGCACTGG GAGCAGCAAATCAGACAGAGAAGCATTTGCTGGAGACGATGCATCTGGAGTCGCTGCCCTGTCTCCACCACATGTTGGGCACCCTTCGCAGAAGGCTCACAGAATCCACCCTCAGCCTTGCGTCGCGTCTGTACCTGCAGAAAG GATTTGAGGTGAAAGAGAAGTTCCTGGAGGATTCAGAGAAATTCTACGGAGCAAAGCCCATGACCCTTTCTGGGATCAGTGAGGATGACCTCGTAGCCATAAACAAGTGGGTAAAGGAAGCAACTAATGGGCAAATACCCACCTTCCTACAGCAGCTCCCTGAAAACACAGTGATGCTCTTGCTCAATGCAATCCATTTCCATG GGTTTTGGAGAAATAAGTTTGATGCTAGCTTCACTGGGCCAGATGTATTCCACCTTGACAATGAGTTTGTGGTCCCGGTTGAGATGATGAAAGCCCAGAAGTACTCCCTGAGCTGGTTTACACTGGAGTCCCAGGACATTCAG GTGGCCAAGTTTCCCTTTAAGGGTAACATGAGTTTTGTGGTCATTGTACCAAACCAATATACTTGGAATACCTCTCATGTGCTGGAGAACTTCCCTTATAAACAACTGTGCAGCCTTTTCCCCAAAGAGGTACCCACCACAGTGAAGATCCCCAAAATAAAACTGGACTACCAGCTGGAACTCAACAAGGTTCTCAGTCAAATGG GCCTCCAGGAGCTGTTCACAAGCCCAAATCTCCAGAAGATCACAGATGAGCCTCTCTTCATATCCAGTATACAGCATCAGTCTACCCTGGAGCTTAAAGAAGATGGGGTAGAAGCATCTGGTGCTACCAGCATCGCGATTTCACGCTCGGTCTCTGCCTTCAGCCTTGACCGGCCCTTTGTCTTCATTATCTTTGAAGATGAAACAGGCATCCCACTTTTTATAGGCAATGTCCAGAACCCTAACCCCAATGCTGCTCCCCAGATAAAAGAGCCACGGGACTCACGTGAAGCAACAGATGACAATGAGTACCCCATGCCCAAATAA
- the SERPINF2 gene encoding alpha-2-antiplasmin isoform X2: MVFFWGLLLLCLSALHSHLQFSSAYVIEQKHLFLDKDGELRDVKSGGVVQSALLGAIPTLPNAELADFTYDNFQEIDGPMLPFTTTPPGTRNDWDPENEAIAGAVGCNEQQPSGEIASSEEEGETEDKSCEMTWKKSQRLAGGLMRFSIHLLKEVQLESNRTNVILSPLSIALALSHLALGAANQTEKHLLETMHLESLPCLHHMLGTLRRRLTESTLSLASRLYLQKGFEVKEKFLEDSEKFYGAKPMTLSGISEDDLVAINKWVKEATNGQIPTFLQQLPENTVMLLLNAIHFHGFWRNKFDASFTGPDVFHLDNEFVVPVEMMKAQKYSLSWFTLESQDIQVAKFPFKGNMSFVVIVPNQYTWNTSHVLENFPYKQLCSLFPKEVPTTVKIPKIKLDYQLELNKVLSQMGLQELFTSPNLQKITDEPLFISSIQHQSTLELKEDGVEASGATSIAISRSVSAFSLDRPFVFIIFEDETGIPLFIGNVQNPNPNAAPQIKEPRDSREATDDNEYPMPK; this comes from the exons ATGGTGTTCTTCTGGGGTCTGTTGCTGCTCTGCCTGTCTGCTCTGCACAGTCACCTCCAG TTTTCTTCAGCATACGTCATTGAGCAAAAGCATCTCTTCTTAGACAAAGATGGGGAGCTGAGG GACGTGAAAAGTGGTGGAGTTGTACAATCTGCTCTGCTGGGAGCCATCCCAACCCTGCCGAATGCAGAGCTGGCAGACTTTACCTATGACAACTTCCAGGAGATTGATGGACCCATGTTACCTTTCACCACCACCCCGCCAGGCACGAGGAATGACTGGGACCCAGAAAACGAAGCCATAGCTGGGGCTGTGGGCTGTAATGAACAGCAACCATCTGGGGAAATTGCCTCttctgaagaggaaggagagacTGAAGATAAAAGCTGTGAGATGACTTGGAAGAAGAGCCAGAGGCTAGCAGGTGGCTTGATGAGATTCAGCATCCATCTCCTGAAAGAGGTCCAGCTGGAGTCCAACAGGACCAATGTGATCCTGTCACCCCTCAGCATCGCCCTCGCCTTGTCTCACCTGGCACTGG GAGCAGCAAATCAGACAGAGAAGCATTTGCTGGAGACGATGCATCTGGAGTCGCTGCCCTGTCTCCACCACATGTTGGGCACCCTTCGCAGAAGGCTCACAGAATCCACCCTCAGCCTTGCGTCGCGTCTGTACCTGCAGAAAG GATTTGAGGTGAAAGAGAAGTTCCTGGAGGATTCAGAGAAATTCTACGGAGCAAAGCCCATGACCCTTTCTGGGATCAGTGAGGATGACCTCGTAGCCATAAACAAGTGGGTAAAGGAAGCAACTAATGGGCAAATACCCACCTTCCTACAGCAGCTCCCTGAAAACACAGTGATGCTCTTGCTCAATGCAATCCATTTCCATG GGTTTTGGAGAAATAAGTTTGATGCTAGCTTCACTGGGCCAGATGTATTCCACCTTGACAATGAGTTTGTGGTCCCGGTTGAGATGATGAAAGCCCAGAAGTACTCCCTGAGCTGGTTTACACTGGAGTCCCAGGACATTCAG GTGGCCAAGTTTCCCTTTAAGGGTAACATGAGTTTTGTGGTCATTGTACCAAACCAATATACTTGGAATACCTCTCATGTGCTGGAGAACTTCCCTTATAAACAACTGTGCAGCCTTTTCCCCAAAGAGGTACCCACCACAGTGAAGATCCCCAAAATAAAACTGGACTACCAGCTGGAACTCAACAAGGTTCTCAGTCAAATGG GCCTCCAGGAGCTGTTCACAAGCCCAAATCTCCAGAAGATCACAGATGAGCCTCTCTTCATATCCAGTATACAGCATCAGTCTACCCTGGAGCTTAAAGAAGATGGGGTAGAAGCATCTGGTGCTACCAGCATCGCGATTTCACGCTCGGTCTCTGCCTTCAGCCTTGACCGGCCCTTTGTCTTCATTATCTTTGAAGATGAAACAGGCATCCCACTTTTTATAGGCAATGTCCAGAACCCTAACCCCAATGCTGCTCCCCAGATAAAAGAGCCACGGGACTCACGTGAAGCAACAGATGACAATGAGTACCCCATGCCCAAATAA